A single genomic interval of Prochlorococcus marinus XMU1406 harbors:
- the nusB gene encoding transcription antitermination factor NusB, which yields MHNRSLSRELSLISLGLIKDKGDFKLNKFQIEEIFESALDALINHCREELDNCESQLENASQKILDSELQEGVDSSYANVRDELKKSLIKIETVMNTLSVTLDFPKLIVSSGHIDIREDVNQRICNIINNLKSIDSDIDQAMDGWRLKRLPRIDRDILRLAYVDINFLNTPVAVACDEAVNLANKYSDLQGRKFINGVLRRLQTI from the coding sequence ATGCATAATAGATCTCTTTCGAGAGAATTATCCTTAATTTCTCTCGGCTTAATAAAAGATAAAGGTGATTTTAAATTAAATAAATTTCAGATAGAGGAAATTTTTGAATCTGCTTTGGACGCTCTAATAAACCATTGCAGAGAGGAATTAGATAATTGCGAGTCACAATTAGAAAATGCTTCACAAAAAATATTAGATAGTGAATTGCAAGAAGGCGTTGATTCGTCTTATGCAAATGTTCGAGATGAGTTAAAAAAATCTTTAATAAAAATTGAAACTGTTATGAATACACTCTCAGTAACTTTAGACTTTCCAAAATTAATTGTTTCAAGCGGTCATATTGACATTAGAGAGGATGTGAATCAAAGGATTTGTAATATAATTAACAACCTTAAAAGTATTGATTCTGATATCGATCAAGCAATGGATGGTTGGAGATTAAAAAGATTACCAAGAATTGACAGGGATATTTTGCGTCTAGCTTACGTGGACATCAATTTTTTGAACACACCTGTCGCTGTTGCTTGTGATGAGGCCGTTAATTTAGCTAATAAATATAGTGATCTACAAGGAAGAAAATTTATAAATGGAGTTTTAAGGAGATTACAAACAATTTAA
- the ftsY gene encoding signal recognition particle-docking protein FtsY, whose translation MTNTDSDNSREWAAQAYALLKKRQEEQKQELQKQEEQKQELQKQEEQKQELQKQEEQKQELQKQEEQKQELQKQEEQKQELQKQEEQKQELQKQEEQKQELIVIANKENISGQSKTIAEAELGEFDDNFTWSAMVLAAQGKKINQISIDEIDWLTKLRKGLEETRKGFVTELLDKFGDDPLTPESLDDLETLLIRADVGIDSTDKVISSLRTKLNEEVVGGEAGIKFLKNQLKLIIDKPIKNSGTDLLVPQKGKLNIWLLVGVNGVGKTTTLGKLAYLSSKSNYKTLIAAADTFRAAAVEQLKVWGDRSNVDVISNQSKNADPAAVVFDAINSAKKRDVDLLLVDTAGRLQTKNNLMDELAKIKKIIDKKVPDAIVESLLVLDASQGQNGLKQAKSFAKSADLSGAIITKLDGTSRGGVSLAVSEEVNLPIRFIGAGEGIKDLRPFNSYEFVEAMLADK comes from the coding sequence ATGACTAATACTGATTCCGATAATTCTCGTGAGTGGGCTGCACAAGCTTATGCACTTTTAAAAAAACGACAGGAAGAGCAAAAGCAAGAATTACAGAAACAGGAAGAACAAAAGCAAGAATTACAGAAACAGGAAGAACAAAAGCAAGAATTACAGAAACAGGAAGAACAAAAGCAAGAATTACAGAAACAGGAAGAACAAAAGCAAGAATTACAGAAACAGGAAGAACAAAAGCAAGAATTACAGAAACAGGAAGAACAAAAGCAAGAATTACAGAAACAGGAAGAACAAAAGCAAGAATTGATTGTTATTGCTAATAAAGAAAATATTTCTGGACAGTCTAAAACTATTGCTGAAGCTGAATTAGGAGAATTTGATGATAACTTTACTTGGTCTGCAATGGTATTAGCTGCTCAAGGAAAAAAAATAAATCAAATATCGATTGATGAAATTGATTGGTTAACTAAATTACGGAAAGGATTAGAAGAAACCCGAAAAGGATTTGTTACAGAATTATTGGATAAATTTGGAGACGATCCTCTTACGCCTGAGTCTCTTGATGATTTAGAGACTCTATTAATAAGAGCTGATGTAGGGATTGATTCAACTGATAAAGTTATAAGTTCTCTCAGAACAAAATTAAACGAGGAAGTCGTTGGTGGAGAAGCAGGAATAAAATTCTTGAAGAATCAATTAAAATTAATTATCGATAAACCAATAAAAAATTCTGGTACTGATCTCTTAGTTCCACAAAAGGGTAAGTTAAATATATGGCTATTAGTAGGAGTAAATGGTGTCGGTAAAACTACTACATTAGGAAAATTAGCATATTTGTCATCCAAAAGTAATTATAAAACTTTGATAGCTGCGGCTGATACTTTTAGAGCGGCTGCAGTAGAACAACTTAAAGTATGGGGAGATAGAAGTAATGTTGACGTTATATCTAATCAATCAAAAAATGCTGATCCAGCTGCTGTAGTTTTTGATGCAATTAATTCTGCAAAAAAAAGAGATGTAGATTTATTACTTGTTGATACAGCGGGTAGATTACAAACAAAAAATAATTTGATGGATGAATTAGCAAAAATAAAAAAAATCATTGATAAAAAGGTTCCAGATGCAATTGTTGAATCATTATTAGTTTTAGATGCAAGTCAAGGTCAAAACGGCTTAAAGCAAGCAAAAAGTTTCGCGAAATCAGCAGATTTAAGTGGAGCAATTATTACTAAATTAGATGGGACTTCTAGAGGAGGAGTCTCTTTAGCTGTATCTGAAGAAGTAAATTTGCCTATAAGGTTTATTGGAGCTGGAGAAGGTATAAAAGATTTGAGACCATTTAATAGTTATGAATTTGTAGAGGCTATGCTCGCAGATAAATAA